The Flavobacterium commune genome contains a region encoding:
- a CDS encoding glycoside hydrolase family 140 protein, with product MKIMISKKKIGKIITLAGLSFASICSNAQNTVKPLQNLQITANKQYFQTEDGKPFFWLGDTGWLAFSKLDREGVKKYFEDRKAKGFNVVQVMVLHNLNAVNVYGAQALMNDNLTHQITSPGNDPNNASEYDYWDHVDYTLDVAQQNGIYVAMVPVWGTNVSKKDSKVTKDQAEKYAKFLADRYKKRTNVIWLNGGDTKGNEFQDIWNAIGTTLKTSNPNQLVTFHPFGRTDSSENFHNATWLDFNMFQSGHKTYAQETDPTAFKEDNYKFVLRDLELKPKKPTLDGEPSYEGIPHGLHDTLQPKWNANDVRRYGYWSVLSGAAGYTYGHSAVMQFFRKGDNPAYGNKVLWNDAINDTGAGQMIYIKKLIEEFPFTEGVADASIIANQGTKYDYLPAIKGKKYALIYTYNGRKLAINLGKIEGNKVTASWYNPRNGEKTPIGVFDNKGKKEFQPSGKKEDGNDWVLILESVYPKI from the coding sequence ATGAAAATAATGATTTCTAAAAAGAAGATTGGTAAAATAATTACTCTTGCAGGATTGAGTTTTGCGAGTATTTGTTCTAATGCACAGAACACTGTAAAACCTTTACAAAACCTTCAAATCACTGCAAACAAACAGTATTTTCAAACAGAGGATGGAAAACCATTTTTCTGGTTAGGTGATACAGGCTGGTTGGCATTCAGTAAACTGGATAGAGAAGGAGTAAAAAAATATTTTGAAGATCGAAAAGCAAAAGGATTCAATGTTGTTCAGGTTATGGTATTGCATAATTTGAATGCTGTAAATGTGTATGGTGCTCAGGCATTAATGAATGATAATTTAACACATCAGATTACTTCGCCTGGTAACGATCCAAATAATGCTTCTGAATATGATTATTGGGATCATGTAGATTATACTTTGGATGTAGCGCAACAAAACGGAATTTATGTTGCAATGGTTCCTGTTTGGGGTACAAATGTGAGTAAAAAAGACAGTAAGGTAACGAAAGATCAAGCTGAAAAATACGCTAAATTTTTAGCAGATAGATATAAAAAACGTACTAATGTAATTTGGTTAAACGGTGGTGATACTAAAGGAAATGAATTTCAAGACATTTGGAATGCCATTGGAACAACTTTAAAAACATCTAATCCAAATCAATTAGTAACTTTTCATCCATTTGGAAGAACAGATTCATCTGAGAATTTCCATAACGCCACTTGGTTAGATTTCAATATGTTTCAATCTGGACATAAAACGTATGCACAGGAAACAGATCCTACTGCTTTTAAAGAAGACAATTACAAATTTGTTTTAAGAGATTTAGAATTAAAACCTAAAAAACCAACACTTGACGGAGAACCATCTTATGAAGGAATTCCTCATGGTTTACACGACACTTTACAGCCAAAATGGAATGCTAATGATGTACGTCGTTACGGATATTGGTCGGTACTTTCGGGAGCTGCAGGATATACATACGGACACAGTGCTGTAATGCAGTTTTTCAGAAAAGGAGATAATCCGGCTTATGGGAATAAAGTACTTTGGAATGATGCAATAAATGATACTGGAGCAGGACAAATGATTTACATCAAAAAATTGATAGAGGAATTTCCTTTTACTGAAGGTGTTGCCGATGCTTCGATAATTGCTAATCAGGGTACAAAATACGATTATTTGCCAGCTATAAAAGGCAAAAAATATGCTTTGATTTATACTTATAACGGAAGAAAATTAGCCATAAATCTTGGTAAAATAGAAGGAAATAAAGTAACTGCAAGCTGGTACAACCCAAGAAACGGAGAAAAAACACCAATTGGCGTTTTTGATAACAAAGGAAAAAAAGAATTCCAGCCTTCTGGGAAAAAAGAAGATGGAAATGACTGGGTACTAATTTTAGAATCAGTTTATCCAAAAATATAA
- a CDS encoding glycoside hydrolase family 43 protein, which produces MKKITIALLVLVGLSSCVSKKAEAYLFTSFREPATDGLYLASSEDGYHWKDLGGPYLKPEAGKSKIMRDPSIVKGKNDVYHMVWTTDWKGGDGFGYASSKDLIHWSEQQYIHVMKNEPEVVNVWAPEIFYDDEQDRYIIIWASTIPFRFAKGVEEEKNNHRMYYVTTKDFKTFSDTKLFFEPGFSVIDCVLLKRAKNDYVLVLKDNTRPMRNIKVAFGKTPLGPFENISNPLTDYLSEGPTVVNLGKDWLIYYDNYGAKNYQAIRTADFKNFENVSSKIKLPEGHKHGTITTISKKTLKALIEKK; this is translated from the coding sequence ATGAAAAAAATTACAATAGCATTATTAGTATTAGTTGGTTTATCCAGTTGTGTTTCTAAAAAAGCAGAAGCTTATCTGTTTACTTCTTTTAGAGAACCGGCTACTGATGGATTGTATTTGGCTTCCAGTGAAGACGGTTACCATTGGAAAGATTTGGGCGGGCCTTACTTAAAACCTGAAGCCGGAAAGAGTAAAATCATGAGAGATCCTTCCATTGTAAAAGGAAAAAATGATGTGTATCACATGGTTTGGACAACCGATTGGAAAGGTGGGGACGGTTTTGGTTATGCCAGTTCTAAAGATTTAATCCATTGGTCAGAACAACAATACATCCACGTGATGAAGAACGAACCTGAGGTAGTTAATGTCTGGGCTCCTGAAATTTTTTATGATGATGAGCAGGATCGTTATATTATCATTTGGGCTTCTACTATTCCTTTCCGTTTTGCAAAAGGAGTGGAAGAAGAGAAAAACAATCATCGAATGTATTATGTAACGACTAAGGATTTCAAGACTTTTTCGGATACCAAATTGTTTTTCGAACCTGGTTTTAGCGTAATTGATTGTGTGTTGTTAAAACGTGCTAAAAACGATTATGTTTTGGTTTTAAAGGACAATACCCGACCGATGCGAAATATAAAAGTGGCTTTTGGAAAAACACCTCTGGGACCATTCGAAAATATTTCAAATCCCTTAACCGATTATTTGTCGGAAGGGCCTACAGTAGTGAATTTAGGCAAAGACTGGTTGATTTATTACGATAACTACGGAGCTAAAAATTACCAGGCCATTCGAACTGCTGATTTTAAAAATTTTGAAAACGTAAGTTCAAAAATTAAACTTCCGGAAGGTCATAAACACGGAACGATTACAACTATTTCAAAGAAAACTTTGAAAGCTTTAATTGAAAAGAAGTAA
- a CDS encoding glycoside hydrolase family 28 protein, with the protein MKIKNILIILCFITGLNTAFANEGWINILKAGGNNKGILCTKAIQGAIDKASTNDGGGTVYFPAGNYLTGALKLKSNITIYLDAGAVLKFSENFDDYLPYVEMRYEGIMMKTFSPLFYAKDAENISIKGRGVIDGQGKVWWNEVYRIETAKGPIPLTKWQKMWDEQNPAIGYEPYYKRTMDKKFFRPSFFQVLNCKNILIEGVTFQNSPFWTINPEFCENITITGITINNPHSPNTDGINPSSCKNVHISNCHISVGDDCITIKSGRDADGRKYGVATENVTITNCTMLSGHGGVVIGSEMSGGIKKITISNCVFDGTDRGIRLKSARGRGGVVEDIRVDNIVMKNIKENAIIMDLFYDKSSKEEPVSERTPIFRNIHISNLTGTDVKKAGSIVGISEMPVQNISFSNINIQSEDGFTLNTTDNVEFHDVKVTTKMGASFEIENSNNLILDNVATMKPIANTPLIKLTDVSNMMINNNFPMFATDIFLEADGAKTKGIYLKNNVFNNVKKVVNKGAALNAAAIVE; encoded by the coding sequence ATGAAAATTAAAAACATACTTATCATTCTCTGTTTTATTACAGGACTAAACACTGCTTTCGCAAATGAGGGTTGGATAAACATTCTTAAAGCTGGTGGAAACAACAAAGGAATCCTGTGTACAAAAGCAATTCAAGGTGCTATTGATAAAGCATCAACTAATGATGGAGGCGGAACTGTTTATTTTCCTGCCGGAAATTATTTAACAGGTGCTTTAAAATTAAAAAGCAACATCACAATTTATTTGGATGCCGGGGCAGTTTTAAAATTTTCTGAGAATTTTGATGATTACCTGCCTTATGTAGAAATGCGTTATGAAGGTATCATGATGAAAACTTTTTCGCCATTATTTTATGCTAAAGATGCCGAAAACATTAGCATCAAAGGAAGAGGAGTAATCGACGGACAGGGAAAAGTCTGGTGGAATGAAGTGTACCGAATTGAAACTGCCAAAGGACCAATTCCTTTAACAAAATGGCAAAAAATGTGGGACGAACAAAATCCTGCAATTGGTTATGAACCATATTATAAAAGAACCATGGATAAAAAGTTCTTCAGACCTTCTTTTTTCCAGGTGCTTAATTGTAAGAACATTTTAATAGAAGGAGTTACTTTTCAAAATTCTCCTTTTTGGACGATAAATCCGGAGTTTTGTGAGAACATAACCATTACTGGAATTACAATCAACAATCCGCATTCGCCTAATACCGACGGAATCAATCCTTCGTCTTGCAAAAATGTACACATTTCTAATTGTCACATTAGCGTAGGAGATGATTGTATTACCATTAAATCAGGAAGAGATGCCGATGGTAGAAAATATGGTGTAGCTACCGAGAACGTAACAATTACCAATTGTACGATGTTGAGTGGTCACGGTGGAGTTGTTATTGGAAGTGAAATGTCGGGTGGAATCAAAAAAATCACGATTTCAAATTGTGTTTTTGACGGTACCGACAGAGGAATCCGATTGAAATCGGCTCGTGGTCGTGGAGGTGTTGTCGAAGACATTCGTGTTGACAATATCGTGATGAAAAACATCAAAGAAAATGCTATTATCATGGATTTGTTTTATGATAAATCAAGTAAAGAAGAACCGGTTTCGGAGCGAACACCTATTTTTAGAAACATTCACATCAGTAATTTAACAGGAACTGATGTTAAAAAAGCTGGATCTATTGTTGGGATTTCTGAAATGCCAGTTCAAAATATTTCTTTTTCGAACATAAATATCCAGTCTGAAGACGGATTTACATTGAACACCACAGATAATGTTGAATTTCACGATGTAAAAGTTACCACTAAAATGGGGGCTTCTTTCGAAATCGAAAATTCAAATAATTTGATTTTAGACAATGTGGCTACAATGAAACCAATTGCCAATACCCCATTGATTAAATTAACGGATGTTTCAAACATGATGATTAATAATAATTTTCCAATGTTTGCTACTGATATTTTCTTAGAAGCCGATGGTGCTAAAACCAAAGGAATTTATTTAAAGAATAACGTTTTTAACAATGTGAAAAAAGTAGTAAACAAAGGAGCAGCATTAAACGCAGCAGCCATTGTTGAATAA
- a CDS encoding sialidase family protein: MILFQNIKSNIATATTILLTCGAIHSAVAQNDTIKYVGKTLSNVDYHHGQLSPAVGVHATQIMRASREHPEKADGFGWTYNHQSMMAYWNNTFYLHYLSDPSGEHIPPSQTFLMTSKDGVNWTKPKVLFPIYRVPDGFKKTEVEGVAKNLDAIMHQRMGFYVSSDNRLLSLGYYGVAMDKKDDPNDGKGIGRVVREIYKDGTFGPIYFIRYNKTGNPLPTTFPFYKKSKDKKFIKACDELLSKPLLMQQWVEEADRDDELIPLKKQYKAFNYYHLPNGNVVGLWKFALTSLSKDNGKTWEYTPLRAPGFVNSNAKIWGQKTSDNRYATVYNPSEYRWPLAISTSDDGLNYKDLLLVHGEISPMRYGGNYKSAGPQYVRGILEGNGTPPDGKLWVSYSVNKEDIWVASIPVPVTSEVKENANDVFNNLPNGDELKLWNTYDLAWASAKIEKKADGQKALTLRDQDAFDYSRAERVIPFAQKMEATFTVVPEQNNNGLLQVEFQNKQGLPAIRIVFDSDGEIKVKHGARHGGIGKYEAGKEYKLTVKLDVTSRSYTIQVNDSKETFKIFYAPVDGISRIMFRTGEQRYTPNPDTEPDTPDFVDLPDTGKLIPEAVFNIKSLVTKKL; the protein is encoded by the coding sequence ATGATTCTATTTCAAAATATAAAAAGCAATATTGCAACAGCAACAACAATTTTATTGACTTGTGGTGCAATTCATTCTGCAGTTGCTCAAAATGATACCATAAAATATGTTGGTAAAACACTTTCTAATGTCGATTACCATCATGGACAATTGAGTCCGGCTGTGGGGGTTCACGCTACGCAAATTATGCGTGCCAGTCGTGAGCATCCTGAAAAAGCAGATGGTTTTGGTTGGACCTACAATCATCAGTCAATGATGGCATATTGGAATAATACTTTTTATTTACATTATTTGAGTGATCCTTCTGGTGAGCACATTCCGCCGAGCCAGACTTTTTTGATGACTTCCAAAGATGGGGTCAACTGGACAAAACCTAAGGTGCTTTTTCCTATTTACCGTGTTCCTGACGGATTTAAAAAAACAGAGGTAGAAGGAGTGGCTAAAAATCTGGATGCTATTATGCACCAACGTATGGGATTTTATGTTTCTTCGGATAACAGATTACTTTCTTTAGGTTATTACGGAGTAGCCATGGATAAAAAAGACGACCCTAATGACGGGAAAGGAATTGGTCGTGTGGTGAGGGAAATTTACAAAGACGGAACTTTTGGACCAATTTATTTTATCAGATACAATAAAACAGGAAATCCACTGCCAACAACGTTTCCGTTTTATAAAAAGAGTAAAGACAAAAAATTCATCAAAGCCTGCGATGAGTTACTTTCTAAACCTTTGTTAATGCAACAATGGGTGGAAGAAGCCGACAGGGATGACGAATTAATTCCGTTAAAGAAACAATACAAAGCTTTCAATTATTATCATTTGCCTAACGGAAATGTAGTGGGACTTTGGAAATTTGCTTTGACATCTTTAAGTAAAGACAATGGAAAAACCTGGGAATACACCCCTTTGCGTGCGCCTGGTTTTGTAAACAGCAATGCTAAAATCTGGGGACAAAAAACATCTGATAACCGTTATGCAACAGTGTATAATCCTTCAGAATACCGTTGGCCATTGGCAATTTCTACCTCTGATGACGGTTTAAATTATAAAGATTTGTTGTTAGTTCACGGCGAAATCAGTCCGATGCGTTACGGTGGAAACTACAAATCGGCAGGTCCACAGTATGTACGAGGAATTCTGGAAGGCAACGGAACGCCACCCGATGGTAAACTTTGGGTGAGTTACAGTGTGAACAAAGAAGATATTTGGGTCGCTTCAATTCCGGTTCCGGTAACCAGTGAGGTGAAAGAAAATGCCAACGATGTTTTCAATAATTTGCCAAATGGCGATGAATTGAAACTGTGGAATACCTATGATTTGGCATGGGCTTCTGCTAAAATAGAAAAGAAAGCCGATGGACAAAAAGCCCTGACTCTTCGAGATCAGGATGCTTTCGATTATTCCCGAGCTGAACGTGTGATTCCGTTTGCCCAAAAAATGGAAGCTACTTTTACCGTAGTTCCTGAACAAAATAATAATGGTCTTTTACAGGTTGAATTCCAAAATAAACAAGGACTTCCTGCTATTCGAATTGTATTTGATTCGGATGGGGAAATAAAAGTTAAACACGGGGCTCGTCATGGTGGAATTGGCAAGTATGAGGCAGGAAAAGAATATAAGCTTACCGTAAAGTTAGATGTTACTTCCCGTTCTTATACGATTCAGGTGAACGATAGTAAAGAAACCTTTAAGATATTCTATGCTCCGGTTGATGGTATATCACGCATTATGTTCCGTACAGGAGAGCAACGTTATACGCCAAATCCAGATACAGAACCGGATACCCCGGACTTTGTTGATTTGCCTGATACAGGTAAATTAATTCCGGAGGCTGTTTTTAATATCAAATCTTTGGTTACTAAAAAATTATAG
- a CDS encoding DUF3826 domain-containing protein codes for MLKKINKLQLLFLMCIGFVATAQQHEVKDYINDINERAATIVSKLDINDADKKEVKTIVLKQYINIEKIEFKRDSQLEKLKKTVTDQEEQKLKSEEVWVKYKASISKLHDSYLDKLSKKLNELQIVQVKDAMTYHVMPKTYHNFLDMFQNLKDVQKKMIYDHLVEARENAMNVGTHKWQFQWFAKYRGKINNILASQGIELHHTSKAWEKKQLEKKNHLK; via the coding sequence ATGTTGAAAAAAATCAATAAATTACAGCTGTTATTTTTGATGTGTATTGGTTTTGTTGCCACTGCGCAACAGCATGAAGTTAAAGATTACATAAATGATATTAACGAACGCGCTGCAACTATAGTATCTAAATTAGATATCAATGATGCTGATAAAAAAGAAGTCAAAACAATTGTTCTTAAGCAATATATTAATATTGAAAAAATCGAATTCAAAAGAGATTCTCAATTAGAAAAACTTAAAAAAACAGTAACTGATCAGGAGGAACAGAAGTTAAAATCAGAAGAAGTTTGGGTAAAATATAAAGCTTCGATTAGTAAATTGCATGATTCTTATTTGGATAAATTATCTAAAAAATTAAATGAATTGCAAATAGTTCAGGTCAAAGATGCAATGACTTATCATGTTATGCCTAAAACATATCATAATTTTCTGGATATGTTTCAGAATCTTAAAGATGTTCAAAAAAAGATGATTTATGATCATTTGGTTGAAGCAAGAGAAAATGCTATGAATGTGGGAACTCATAAATGGCAATTTCAATGGTTTGCTAAATACAGAGGAAAAATAAATAACATCTTGGCTTCACAAGGAATTGAATTGCATCATACAAGCAAAGCCTGGGAGAAAAAGCAATTAGAGAAAAAGAATCATTTGAAGTAA
- a CDS encoding DUF6298 domain-containing protein, with translation MNFIKLKYRILSKQDVIIISCFVLFFSFQSSFAQNNFPTIIKDKAGKIVRTQDNSGNQIPDFSFAGYRAAQYAIPTIAVKAFVPNISGDATATIQAAIDYVATLKVDANGFRGTVLLDKGTYTVSGIININVSGIVLRGSGAGNNGTIILGTGTNREAIVNISGKANRVLKDKFQLADEYTPLGSTTISLKNGTTIKKGDHILINTPISQQWIESLGMTEYGAETGWIGWKKDDFVIRADREVNQVQNNKITIDAPLTNALNEKLSQSEVVVYNWSGRINSIGVENLTLKSDFDTTNPKDEQHRWHGVSIQNTEDAWVRQVNFEQFAGGAVSILKSAKRITVEDCISLNPISEIAAFRRNTFYTEGQQTLFQRCYSEYGYNDFAVGGYATAGPNVFLQCQSYLPYSFSGSIGSWATGMLFDVVLIDGNAISFKNKEQDARGLGWNAANSVIWESSASKIENYSPPTADNWAFGVWAQWAGNGHWTDVNNHISPRSLYYALLEQRLGKLPMQAQILDLGTEPSSSPTIEQAAILTAESRKKQTTLKQWIEEAATRNPIGVDYSKAKQFSEVKAEAKSTEVTSKITIKNGLLVTNKGLLAGETIDVPWWRGSLRESEIAKARPHITRFVPGHYGVGYTDNLSETVQFLVDNNKVALDHNYGLWYEQRMADHERIRRMDADVWAPFYEQPFDRTGQGTAWDHLSKYDLTRFNTWYWDRLKTFADLAAQQNKILMNQQYFQHNILEAGAHWSSSPWRPANNINNTGLPEPPPYMGDKRIFIAEQFYDIKNENIKKLHQGFIEKSLENFKDNANVIQFTSAEYTGPLSFMQFWIDVMANYKKAHQNQSKIALSATKDVQDAVLNDASRSAVVDVIDIRYWYYKEDGSLYAPEGGKNLAPRQHARHMKVGKETYEQTYRAVREYRDKYADKAVIYNTPGANRFGWSVLMAGGSLPAIPEIAISGFYESLANMKTAKDENYNSAIWTLKDDGKAYLFYLLKANKATVDLSQYSGTFEVYWINPEKGNVISKETIQGKSVHTLTVPEGKETKIVAYIKKK, from the coding sequence GTGAATTTTATAAAACTTAAATATAGAATACTATCAAAACAGGATGTAATTATTATTTCCTGTTTTGTTTTGTTTTTTAGTTTCCAAAGTAGTTTTGCTCAAAATAACTTTCCTACCATTATCAAAGATAAGGCTGGGAAAATAGTTAGAACTCAGGATAACTCAGGAAATCAAATACCTGATTTTTCATTTGCGGGTTATCGCGCAGCCCAATATGCAATTCCTACTATTGCTGTCAAAGCATTTGTTCCAAATATTTCGGGAGATGCTACTGCAACTATTCAGGCAGCAATAGATTATGTGGCTACACTTAAAGTTGATGCCAATGGTTTTAGAGGAACAGTACTTTTAGACAAAGGAACTTATACCGTTTCGGGAATTATTAATATCAATGTAAGCGGAATTGTTTTAAGAGGAAGCGGAGCTGGAAACAACGGTACAATTATACTGGGAACTGGAACTAATAGAGAAGCGATTGTCAATATTTCGGGAAAAGCTAATCGTGTTTTGAAAGATAAATTTCAACTGGCCGATGAATATACTCCTTTGGGAAGTACTACTATTTCATTAAAAAATGGTACGACTATTAAAAAAGGCGATCATATTTTGATTAATACTCCTATCAGTCAGCAGTGGATAGAAAGTCTTGGTATGACCGAATACGGGGCAGAAACGGGATGGATAGGTTGGAAAAAAGATGACTTTGTAATTCGTGCCGATAGAGAGGTAAATCAGGTACAGAATAACAAAATCACTATCGATGCTCCATTGACTAATGCTTTGAACGAAAAATTATCTCAATCGGAAGTGGTAGTTTACAATTGGTCAGGTAGAATTAATAGTATTGGAGTTGAAAATCTGACTTTAAAATCAGATTTTGACACTACAAATCCTAAAGACGAACAACACAGATGGCATGGTGTTTCGATACAAAATACCGAAGATGCCTGGGTAAGACAAGTGAACTTCGAGCAGTTTGCCGGTGGTGCAGTTTCGATATTAAAATCGGCTAAAAGAATCACCGTTGAAGATTGTATCTCTTTGAATCCAATTTCAGAAATTGCCGCTTTCAGAAGAAATACTTTTTATACCGAAGGCCAGCAAACCTTATTTCAACGTTGCTATTCTGAATATGGATATAATGATTTTGCTGTTGGTGGTTATGCTACGGCAGGGCCAAATGTCTTTTTACAATGTCAGTCTTATTTGCCTTATAGTTTTAGTGGTTCCATAGGAAGCTGGGCTACAGGAATGTTATTTGATGTAGTTTTAATTGACGGTAATGCCATCAGTTTTAAAAACAAAGAACAGGATGCCCGTGGATTGGGATGGAATGCTGCCAATAGTGTTATTTGGGAATCTTCGGCCTCTAAAATCGAAAATTACAGTCCGCCTACAGCCGATAACTGGGCTTTTGGAGTCTGGGCACAATGGGCTGGAAACGGTCATTGGACTGATGTTAATAATCATATTTCGCCTAGAAGTTTGTATTATGCTTTATTGGAACAACGCCTTGGGAAATTACCAATGCAGGCTCAAATTTTAGACTTAGGAACAGAACCTTCTTCAAGTCCTACAATTGAACAGGCAGCAATTTTAACTGCCGAATCCCGCAAGAAACAAACTACCCTGAAACAATGGATTGAGGAGGCTGCAACCAGAAATCCAATTGGAGTTGATTATTCGAAAGCAAAACAGTTTAGTGAAGTAAAGGCAGAAGCCAAATCAACAGAAGTTACTTCCAAAATCACGATTAAAAACGGACTTTTAGTTACCAATAAAGGATTGCTTGCGGGCGAAACTATTGATGTTCCTTGGTGGAGAGGAAGTTTGCGTGAGTCGGAAATAGCAAAAGCAAGACCGCATATTACGCGTTTTGTACCGGGACATTATGGTGTGGGTTATACCGATAATTTATCCGAAACAGTTCAGTTTTTAGTGGATAATAACAAAGTGGCTTTGGATCATAATTATGGTTTATGGTACGAACAACGTATGGCAGACCACGAGCGTATTCGCAGAATGGATGCCGATGTTTGGGCACCTTTTTACGAACAACCTTTTGACAGAACAGGACAAGGTACTGCCTGGGATCATTTGAGTAAATACGATTTGACAAGATTCAATACCTGGTATTGGGATCGTTTGAAAACTTTTGCTGATTTAGCTGCTCAACAAAATAAAATATTGATGAATCAACAGTATTTTCAGCATAATATTTTAGAAGCGGGAGCACATTGGTCAAGTTCTCCTTGGCGTCCGGCCAATAATATTAATAACACAGGGCTTCCTGAACCACCGCCTTATATGGGTGATAAAAGAATTTTTATTGCCGAACAATTCTATGATATTAAAAATGAGAATATCAAGAAATTACATCAGGGCTTTATCGAAAAAAGCTTAGAAAACTTTAAGGATAATGCTAATGTGATTCAGTTTACAAGTGCCGAATATACAGGCCCATTGTCCTTCATGCAATTTTGGATAGACGTAATGGCTAATTACAAAAAAGCACATCAAAACCAATCTAAAATCGCTTTGAGTGCTACTAAAGATGTGCAGGATGCTGTTTTAAATGATGCCTCTAGATCTGCGGTAGTTGATGTAATCGATATTAGATATTGGTATTATAAAGAAGACGGAAGTTTGTATGCTCCTGAAGGCGGAAAAAACCTGGCGCCAAGGCAACACGCCCGACATATGAAAGTGGGTAAAGAAACCTACGAACAAACTTACAGAGCGGTTCGCGAATACCGAGATAAATATGCCGATAAAGCGGTTATTTATAATACGCCCGGAGCAAATAGATTTGGTTGGTCAGTGTTAATGGCAGGAGGTTCTTTGCCGGCAATTCCTGAGATTGCAATTTCCGGTTTTTATGAATCATTGGCAAACATGAAAACAGCCAAGGATGAGAACTATAACAGTGCGATTTGGACTTTAAAAGATGATGGAAAAGCTTATCTTTTTTATCTGTTAAAAGCCAATAAAGCGACAGTTGATTTATCACAGTATAGCGGTACTTTTGAGGTATATTGGATTAATCCTGAAAAAGGAAATGTTATTTCTAAAGAAACAATTCAAGGAAAATCAGTACATACTTTGACAGTACCTGAAGGAAAAGAAACTAAAATAGTAGCATATATTAAAAAGAAATAA